One stretch of Arachis hypogaea cultivar Tifrunner chromosome 20, arahy.Tifrunner.gnm2.J5K5, whole genome shotgun sequence DNA includes these proteins:
- the LOC112784581 gene encoding small ribosomal subunit protein uS2c, whose product MHPMASSDLSYYSSLSFLSHSRACRHYKLQNGPTLTAINTCMINGYDLPFIHLSSKFFPSDIAVCRQRIKATLISGVGGGGGFDINENYESVGIELQPDDAVPFGSVSPEVVLTRTDSSVDNNEFDLAEPTKGFVFIPEATEDILQGKDAKLGTTTVVSVDDTATTVDHAAPAGLMIVDDGLMARLPNIRQFVAHESDKVASIADLLRYRRKRDNLVVHAAVAASASVPTKQAKRYWNITLEEMMKAGVHFGHGTRKWNPKMAPYISTKRKGINIINLTKTARFLSEACDLVFDAASKGKQFLIVGTRKTIADLIAQAAIGARCHYVNKKWLGGMLTNWYTTETRLREFRDLRITQKTGRIKSLPKKDIAKFKRKLNHLEIYLGGIKYMTRLPDIVIIVDQEKEYTALRECITLGIPTICLVDTNCDPDLADISIPANDDALASIRLILSRLVFAICEGRSNYEQNS is encoded by the exons ATGCACCCAATGGCTTCTTCCGATCTCTCCTATTATTCTTCTTTGTCATTTCTTTCCCACTcaag GGCATGCAGACACTACAAATTGCAGAATGGACCAACACTAACCGCCATAAATACTTGCATGATAAATGGATATGATTTACCATTTATCCATCTCAGTTCCAAATTTTTTCCAAGTGACATTGCTGTTTGTAGACAAAGAATCAAAGCTACACTGATATCTGgagtaggaggaggaggaggatttgatataaatgaaaattatgaatctgTTGGGATTGAGTTACAGCCTGATGATGCAGTACCATTTGGATCAGTGTCACCAGAAGTTGTGCTAACAAGAACTGATTCTTCTGTTGACAACAATGAATTTGATTTGGCCGAACCCACCAAGGGTTTTGTTTTCATTCCTGAGGCCACAGAAGATATTCTCCAGGGAAAG GATGCTAAACTTGGTACCACCACAGTGGTATCGGTTGACGATACAGCAACGACTGTGGATCATGCTGCACCTGCTGGTTTGATGATTGTTGATGACGGTTTGATGGCTCGATTGCCAAATATTCGTCAGTTTGTAGCGCATGAAAGTGATAAAGTTGCATCCATTGCTGACTTGCTAAG ATATCGAAGAAAGAGAGATAACTTAGTAGTTCATGCTGCTGTAGCCGCCTCTGCCTCAGTGCCTACAAAGCAGGCAAAAAGATATTGGAACATAACTTTGGAAGAGATGATGAAAGCAGGAGTTCATTTTGGCCACGGTACTAGAAAATGGAATCCGAAAATGGCGCCTTACATATCCACAAAACGCAAGGGTATCAACATCATAAATCTTACTAAAACAGCTCGCTTTTTATCAGAAGCTTGTGATTTAGTTTTCGATGCAGCAAGCAAGGGGAAACAATTCCTAATTGTTGGCACTAGGAAGACAATAGCTGATTTAATAGCACAAGCGGCAATAGGAGCTCGGTGTCATTATGTTAATAAGAAATGGCTCGGCGGCATGTTAACCAATTGGTACACCACAGAAACAAGGCTTCGGGAGTTCAGGGACTTGAGGATAACACAGAAGACAGGCAGAATCAAGAGTCTTCCGAAAAAGGATATCGCCAAGTTCAAGAGAAAACTCAATCACTTGGAAATATATCTGGGTGGCATAAAATACATGACAAGGTTACCTGATATCGTGATAATCGTTGATCAGGAAAAGGAGTATACTGCACTTAGAGAATGCATCACTTTGGGAATTCCAACCATCTGTTTAGTCGATACAAATTGTGATCCAGATCTTGCAGATATTTCGATTCCAGCTAATGATGATGCTCTAGCATCAATCAGATTAATTCTTAGTAGATTAGTGTTTGCAATTTGTGAGGGTCGTTCTAACTATGAGCAAAATTCTTAA
- the LOC112782818 gene encoding bifunctional riboflavin biosynthesis protein RIBA 1, chloroplastic produces MASLNLSYSSSSPALSHTRAIKQFKLFNGLNSAIVNGQGSDFPFVRLSSKFSSTENAVTKIKATLISGGGDLLSYPNGSAVENLDKDKSVGIEVQPDAIAFGSLPTDTTLSSIGFSIENDEFDLDAPTKGFASIPEAIEDIRQGKMVVVVDDEDRENEGDLIMAAQLATPEAMAFIVKHGTGIVCVSMKEEDLERLELPLMVNSKDNDEKLRTAFTVTVDAKHGTSTGVSAQDRATTVLALASKDSTPGDFNRPGHIFPLKYREGGVLKRAGHTEASVDLTVLAGLDPVAVLCEVVDDDGSMARLPKLREFAERENLKIVSIADLIRYRRKRDKLVVHAAAARIPTMWGPFTAYCYRSLLDGIEHIAMVKGDIGDGQDVLVRVHSECLTGDIFGSARCDCGNQLALAMQQIEAAGRGVLIYLRGHEGRGIGLGHKLRAYNLQDDGRDTVEANEELGLPVDSREYGIGAQILRDLGVHSMKLMTNNPAKYVGLKGYGLTVTGRIPLVTLITPENKRYLETKCVKMGHMYGLEFKSQLNSNGSVNGEANSVDDSNAVTSL; encoded by the exons ATGGCTTCTTTGAATCTctcctattcttcttcttcaccgGCACTCTCACACACAAG GGCAATCAAACAGTTCAAATTGTTCAATGGACTGAATTCAGCAATTGTGAATGGACAGGGATCTGATTTTCCCTTTGTCCGGCTGAGCTCTAAATTTTCGTCAACAGAAAATGCTGTTACCAAGATCAAAGCTACATTGATCTCTGGAGGAGGTGACCTACTTTCTTATCCAAATGGCAGTGCTGTTGAGAATTTAGACAAAGATAAATCTGTTGGAATTGAGGTTCAACCTGATGCAATAGCATTTGGATCCCTGCCCACGGATACCACGCTATCGAGCATTGGATTTAGCATTGAGAATGATGAATTTGATTTGGACGCACCCACCAAAGGTTTTGCTTCCATCCCTGAGGCTATTGAAGATATTCGCCAGGGAAAG ATGGTAGTTGTTGTAGATGACGAAGATCGTGAAAATGAAGGGGACTTGATAATGGCAGCGCAGTTGGCAACACCAGAGGCCATGGCTTTTATTGTGAAGCATGGAACTGGTATAGTATGTGTGAGCATGAAGGAGGAAGATCTCGAAAGGTTGGAACTTCCTTTGATGGTAAACAGCAAAGACAATGATGAGAAACTCCGAACAGCATTCACTGTGACAGTG GATGCCAAACATGGTACCTCCACAGGGGTATCAGCTCAAGATAGAGCAACGACCGTATTGGCCCTTGCATCAAAGGATTCTACACCTGGTGACTTCAACCGCCCAGGCCATATTTTCCCACTAAAGTACAGGGAAGGTGGTGTTTTGAAGAGAGCCGGACACACAGAAGCTTCGGTGGATCTTACTGTACTTGCTGGTTTGGATCCAGTGGCAGTTCTATGTGAGGTTGTTGATGATGACGGTTCGATGGCTCGGTTGCCAAAGCTTCGCGAGTTTGCAGAGCGTGAAAATTTGAAAATCGTGTCTATTGCTGACTTGATAAG ATATAGAAGAAAGAGAGATAAACTCGTTGTTCATGCTGCTGCTGCCCGGATACCTACAATGTGGGGACCGTTCACAGCTTACTGTTATAGATCACTCCTAGATGGGATTGAGCATATTGCAATGGTTAAG GGTGACATTGGTGATGGACAAGATGTTCTTGTCAGGGTACACTCGGAGTGCCTGACAGGAGACATATTCGGGTCTGCCAGATGCGATTGTGGGAATCAACTTGCACTGGCAATGCAACAGATCGAGGCTGCAGGCAGGGGTGTACTGATATACCTCCGTGGACACGAAGGGAGGGGTATCGGGTTGGGACATAAGCTTCGTGCTTACAACCTACAGGACGATGGACGTGATACGGTTGAAGCCAACGAGGAGTTGGGATTGCCCGTTGACTCTAGGGAGTACGGTATTGGTGCGCAG ATATTGAGAGACTTGGGTGTTCATTCTATGAAGTTGATGACAAACAATCCAGCAAAGTATGTTGGACTCAAAGGATATGGTTTGACAGTTACAGGGAGAATCCCACTGGTAACTCTCATCACACCAGAGAATAAGAGGTATTTAGAGACCAAGTGCGTGAAAATGGGACACATGTATGGCTTGGAGTTTAAGAGCCAATTGAACAGTAATGGCAGTGTCAATGGTGAAGCCAACAGTGTAGATGATTCCAATGCTGTTACTAGCTTATAA
- the LOC112782782 gene encoding dicarboxylate transporter 2.1, chloroplastic, which translates to MESFALHSLSTSTSFSLSSSRFSLHHRSRPIMTNRSQLSLPLNPQPRSNPSPKSPLISQVFSFPSKASKFNTSSRPHYNPLHASSSSSNSPSPPPPPLQGAKPIPFVISVCIGLIVRFLVPKPVEVTPEAWQLLSIFLSTIAGLVLSPLPVGAWAFLGLTTAVVTKTLTFGAAFSAFTNEVIWLIVISFFFARGFVKTGLGDRIATYFVKWMGKSTLGLSYGLTFSEVLIAPAMPSTTARAGGVFLPIIKSLSLSAGSEPGNPTAKRLGAYLVQNQFQSAGNSSALFLTAAAQNLLCIKLAEELGVIVSSPWVTWFKAASLPALVCLLVTPLVLYKLYPPEIKDTPEAPALAAKKLETMGPVTKNEWIMVSTMLLAVSLWIFGDSLGIASAVAAMIGLSILLVLGVLDWNDCLNEKSAWDTLAWFAILVGMAGQLTNLGIVTWMSDCVANSLRSFSLSWPASLAVLQAAYFLIHYLFASQTGHVGALYSAFLAMHRAAGVPGVLAALALGYNTNLFGAITHYSSGQAAVYFGAGYIDLPDIFKMGFVMFVINAIIWGGVGAFWWKFLGLY; encoded by the exons ATGGAGAGCTTTGCGCTGCACTCGCTCTCCACCTCAACCTCTTTCTCACTCTCATCTTCACGCTTCTCCCTTCACCACCGTTCTCGACCCATCATGACAAACAGATCCCAACTCTCACTTCCACTGAATCCACAACCACGCTCAAACCCATCTCCCAAATCACCCCTCATTTCTCAAGTTTTCTCCTTTCCCTCCAAAGCTTCAAAATTTAACACTTCTTCAAGACCCCATTACAATCCACTTCATGCTTCTTCATCTTCCTCAAATTCTCCGtcaccaccgccaccgccactgCAGGGTGCAAAGCCCATTCCTTTCGTAATCTCCGTATGTATAGGCCTCATTGTTCGTTTCTTAGTTCCCAAGCCAGTGGAAGTTACTCCAGAGGCATGGCAATTGCTCTCAATTTTCCTCTCAACCATCGCGGGCCTTGTCCTGAGCCCGTTGCCCGTTGGAGCCTGGGCTTTTCTGGGCCTTACAACTGCTGTGGTAACCAAAACTTTAACCTTTGGTGCAGCCTTCAGTGCCTTCACCAACGAAGTGATTTGGTTGATTGTGATTTCATTCTTCTTTGCCCGTGGATTTGTGAAAACTGGTTTGGGAGATAGAATTGCAACTTACTTTGTGAAGTGGATGGGGAAGAGCACTTTGGGTTTGTCTTACGGTTTGACATTCAGTGAAGTGCTTATTGCTCCGGCAATGCCGAGCACCACCGCAAGAGCTGGTGGTGTGTTCTTGCCGATCATCAAGTCACTGTCACTCTCCGCTGGCAGTGAACCTGGCAATCCTACTGCTAAGAGGCTTGGTGCTTATCTCGTTCAGAACCAGTTTCAG TCTGCTGGTAACTCTAGTGCTCTTTTCCTAACTGCTGCAGCTCAAAATCTGCTGTGTATCAAATTAGCAGAGGAGCTTGGGGTCATTGTTTCTAGCCCTTGGGTTACTTGGTTCAAGGCAGCTAGCTTACCTGCACTTGTTTGTCTTCTTGTTACACCGTTGGTTTTATACAAGCTCTATCCCCCTGAAATTAAAGACACACCGGAAGCTCCTGCCCTGGCTGCAAAGAAACTCGAAACTATGGGCCCTGTCACAAAAAATGAATGGATTATGGTTTCTACGATGCTTCTTGCCGTCTCTTTGTGGATCTTTGG AGACAGTCTCGGCATAGCAAGTGCTGTAGCTGCGATGATTGGGTTATCAATACTACTTGTATTAGGAGTTCTTGACTGGAATGACTGCTTGAATGAGAAATCGGCTTGGGATACCTTGGCTTGGTTTGCCATTCTTGTGGGCATGGCAGGCCAGTTGACAAACCTTGGTATCGTAACCTGGATGTCTGATTGTGTAGCCAACTCGCTTCGGTCATTCTCTTTGAGCTGGCCAGCTTCACTAGCTGTTCTTCAGGCAGCTTATTTCTTAATCCACTACCTTTTCGCAAGTCAGACAGGACACGTGGGGGCTTTATACTCTGCATTTCTTGCTATGCATAGGGCAGCTGGTGTTCCTGGTGTTCTGGCTGCGCTCGCTTTAGGTTACAACACAAATCTTTTTGGTGCAATAACACACTATAGTAGTGGTCAGGCTGCTGTATACTTCGGAG CTGGTTATATCGACCTTCCTGATATATTCAAAATGGGGTTCGTTATGTTTGTTATCAATGCTATCATCTGGGGAGGTGTTGGCGCTTTCTGGTGGAAATTTTTGGGACTGTATTGA